DNA from Thermoanaerobaculia bacterium:
GCGAAAAGACGACGCCGGCGATGTCCGGATCGAGGAGCAGGGTCGACGCGAATCCGCGGAAGAGCAGCGCCTCGCGCTGGCTGATCGGCGGCCGGGTGGGCGGCGGCGCCACGCGGCGGATCTTGGGCCTCGGAAGATCGGAGGCCGGAAGCTCGACCGCGGCCGGCGCCGGAGCGGGCGCCGCGGGAACGTCGAAGAACCCCTGGATCTCTTGAGGCCCGGGGGCCGGCTCCGGGCTTCCGGCCACCTGCCGGCGGATCTTCAGGATCTCGGAGACGACGGCCGAAATCGCCCGGGTGTCCTCGGGGTAGTAGAGGTCTCCTCCGGCCTTGTCGCGCCCTTCGACGATGCCGACGAGGCGTCCGTCGTCGTAGAGCGGCGCGGCGATCAGGCGGGCGGTGTGGGTGGCTTCCATGTCCCGCCGCAACGACTCCGCTTCGACGGGCGAGTTGAAGTAGAAGGGCTTGCGGAACCGGTTCACCCATTCGACGAGAGGATGATCCTTGCCGAACTGCGCGACCGGGAGGTCCCGGGGGGAGAAGCCGTAATGGGTGACGAGGCGGAACTCGCCCGTCGGCTCCATCAGATACAGGGCCGATCGCGTCGTCTTGCTCTTCTCGAGAAGGGAAAAAAGCGCTTCCCGATAGCGCTGTTCCACCGTCGGATCAAGCATTTCCCGATCATCGTAACATCTCGGGAAAAGACGGCGAACCGTGGCGATTTCGCAACGGTCGTGTGAACGAAACGCCACCGGCCACCACGAGCGGGACCGGACCGTCACCATGAACGATCCTGTTTTCATCGAGTTCCGTTCACCGGGTCCCGTCGCGATGTGGCACGCCCGCTGCGATATCCGGGACGTGATGCGAGATCAGACGACGCTGCGGACGCCGGTATCGATCGAGGGAGTGGGACTGCACACGGGCCATCGCGTGCAGGCGACCTTCCGCCCCGCGCCCGAAGACCACGGGATCGTGTTTCGGCGCGAGGATCACCCCGCGGTCGTGCTTCCCGCGCTCCCGGGGAGCGCCCTCGGGTTCGATCACGCGACGACGCTCGGCTGCGGCGCCGTCCAGATCGGGACCGTCGAGCACGCCCTCTCCGCCGCGGCCGGGCTCGGCATCGACAACCTCGAGGTCGAGGTCCGCGGCGACGAGCTCCCGATCCTCGACGGGTCCGCGCTCCCGTTCGTGCGCCTCTTCCAGGCGGCCGGCATCGAGCGGCAGCACCGGCCGGCGCGCGTCCTCGCGATCGAGCGCCGGGGCGAGATCCGGCGAGGCGACAAGTCGATCGCCTTCCGGCCGGGGCGCGGGCTCACGATCACCTACGAGATCGATTTCCCGCACCGCGCGATCGGCCACCAGTCGATGACGATCCACGTCGATCCCGACGCGTACGCCTCGCGGATCGCGCCGGCACGGACCTTCGGGTTCATGCACGAAATCCACTACCTGCGCGAGCGGGGCCTCGCGCGCGGCGGGACGCTCCAGAACGCGATCGTCCTCGACGGCCAGAAGATCCTCTCCGGCCCGCTCCGCTTCTCGGACGAGTTCGTGCGGCACAAGATCCTCGACCTGCTCGGCGACCTCGCGCTCCTCGGCCGCCCCGTGGAAGGGCGGATTCACGCGCGCAAGGCCGGGCATGCGCTCCACGCGGAACTCGTGAGCGAGCTCGCGGGAGATGCGCTGCGGCCCGCCTCCGCCGTCGCGTTCCACGCCGAACCTTCCTTCGCCGGCTGAGTCCGGCCTCTCCGTTCGCGGCCCCCGGGAGGGAAAGGCGCGGGTTAAGATCCGTGCCATGAACCGGATTCGGCGGAGTCTCGCGGTGGCCGCCGCGGCATTCGCGCTCGCCGCA
Protein-coding regions in this window:
- the lpxC gene encoding UDP-3-O-acyl-N-acetylglucosamine deacetylase, which codes for MRDQTTLRTPVSIEGVGLHTGHRVQATFRPAPEDHGIVFRREDHPAVVLPALPGSALGFDHATTLGCGAVQIGTVEHALSAAAGLGIDNLEVEVRGDELPILDGSALPFVRLFQAAGIERQHRPARVLAIERRGEIRRGDKSIAFRPGRGLTITYEIDFPHRAIGHQSMTIHVDPDAYASRIAPARTFGFMHEIHYLRERGLARGGTLQNAIVLDGQKILSGPLRFSDEFVRHKILDLLGDLALLGRPVEGRIHARKAGHALHAELVSELAGDALRPASAVAFHAEPSFAG